From Calditrichia bacterium, the proteins below share one genomic window:
- a CDS encoding aminoacyl-histidine dipeptidase — protein sequence MKDAIKGLKPELMWEHFYQISQIPRCSRHEDAVRQYVISVAERNGLSYKSDRVKNIVISKPATAGCEKAPIAVLQSHLDMVCEKNKDTQHDFSKDPIRLLRKDDWITADGTTLGSDNGIGVAAALAVLESTDLVHGPLEFLFTIDEETGLTGAIELGDDMLEGRILINMDSEEDGDIYIGCAGGKDTELFIDLENEAVPANYSVVRVRVGGLQGGHSGLQIDAGLGNAIKLITRLLKDVDDTLSLRVMHLDGGSKHNAIPRECDAIVALPTAKLGELKAAAAKYQDIFRDELKLTDAGVFVQIAENGFEKPGEMLTQKQHNTLLNMLYAMPHGVLAMSHAVPGLVETSTNLAVVKTNEENISVLTSQRSSVGSSLSGIAQSVSALGQLAGTRIHQGGGYPAWQPNPDSQLLHIAKEVYRELFNTEIHVKAIHAGLECGIIGDKYDGMDMISFGPTILGAHSPDERVQISTVEKFWKYLEGILNHLAKQNSN from the coding sequence ATGAAAGATGCCATAAAAGGGCTTAAGCCGGAATTAATGTGGGAACATTTTTATCAAATCAGCCAGATCCCGCGCTGCTCCCGGCATGAGGACGCAGTGCGCCAATATGTGATCAGCGTTGCCGAACGCAACGGATTGAGCTACAAATCAGATCGTGTGAAAAATATCGTCATCAGCAAACCAGCAACCGCCGGCTGCGAAAAAGCGCCAATTGCCGTGCTGCAAAGCCACCTCGATATGGTTTGCGAAAAAAATAAAGATACCCAACACGATTTCAGCAAAGACCCGATTCGCCTGCTCCGCAAAGATGACTGGATTACCGCAGACGGCACCACCCTCGGCTCGGACAACGGCATCGGTGTGGCGGCGGCACTGGCAGTGCTGGAAAGCACCGATCTGGTGCATGGTCCGCTGGAATTCCTGTTCACCATCGACGAAGAAACCGGGCTAACCGGCGCCATCGAACTTGGCGATGATATGCTCGAAGGTCGTATTCTGATCAACATGGATTCCGAAGAAGACGGCGATATTTACATCGGTTGCGCGGGCGGGAAAGATACCGAACTGTTTATCGATCTCGAAAACGAAGCCGTGCCGGCAAATTATAGCGTCGTTCGCGTTCGTGTCGGCGGATTGCAGGGCGGGCACTCCGGTTTGCAAATTGATGCCGGACTTGGCAACGCCATCAAATTGATCACCCGGTTGTTGAAAGATGTAGATGATACGCTTTCGCTGCGGGTGATGCACCTCGATGGCGGCAGCAAACACAACGCAATCCCTCGCGAATGCGATGCAATTGTTGCGTTGCCCACCGCAAAACTGGGCGAGCTGAAAGCCGCCGCAGCCAAATATCAGGATATTTTCCGCGATGAATTAAAATTGACCGATGCCGGTGTTTTTGTTCAAATCGCCGAAAACGGTTTCGAAAAACCGGGTGAAATGCTCACCCAAAAACAGCACAACACCTTGCTGAATATGCTTTACGCCATGCCACATGGCGTTTTGGCGATGAGCCACGCCGTTCCCGGTTTGGTGGAAACATCCACAAATCTGGCAGTTGTCAAAACAAACGAAGAGAATATCAGCGTTTTAACCAGCCAACGCAGTTCTGTCGGTTCCAGCCTTTCCGGTATCGCGCAAAGTGTTTCGGCGCTCGGGCAATTGGCCGGCACCAGGATTCATCAGGGCGGCGGTTATCCTGCATGGCAACCCAATCCCGATTCCCAATTATTGCACATCGCAAAAGAAGTGTATCGCGAGCTGTTCAACACAGAAATTCATGTAAAAGCAATTCACGCCGGACTGGAATGCGGTATCATCGGCGATAAATATGACGGAATGGATATGATCTCGTTTGGCCCCACAATTCTGGGTGCGCACTCTCCGGATGAACGGGTGCAGATTTCCACGGTCGAAAAATTCTGGAAATATCTCGAAGGCATTTTAAATCATCTGGCGAAACAAAACAGCAATTAA
- the rsmD gene encoding 16S rRNA (guanine(966)-N(2))-methyltransferase RsmD, with protein sequence MRIISGKYKGRQLQSAKDQSIRPTTNKIKEYIFELIGGFVNESVALDLFCGSGSLGLESLSRGASNVTFVDSAQSSLRVLRRNIGILKVEEPFKILRKDSLMFLKSNRQPFDLVFADPPYQWADFDRLFSMMFKKTNLSETGLFVLECEKTVELPVNSDKWELLRQKHFDRTVISFFSRKGIVE encoded by the coding sequence ATGAGGATTATATCCGGTAAGTACAAAGGCAGGCAACTTCAGTCTGCGAAAGACCAATCCATCCGACCAACAACAAACAAAATCAAAGAGTATATTTTTGAGCTTATCGGCGGGTTTGTTAACGAATCCGTTGCACTTGATTTATTTTGTGGCTCCGGCAGTTTAGGGCTGGAATCGTTGAGCCGTGGCGCAAGCAATGTGACATTTGTGGATAGCGCCCAGTCTTCTTTGCGGGTATTGCGCCGAAATATCGGCATTCTGAAAGTGGAAGAGCCATTCAAAATTCTACGAAAAGATTCGCTCATGTTTTTGAAAAGCAATCGCCAGCCATTCGACCTGGTTTTTGCCGATCCGCCATATCAATGGGCCGATTTTGATCGTCTGTTTTCGATGATGTTCAAAAAAACCAACCTCAGCGAAACAGGATTATTTGTGTTGGAATGCGAAAAAACGGTAGAGCTCCCGGTAAATAGCGATAAATGGGAATTGCTTCGCCAAAAACATTTTGACCGAACGGTCATCAGCTTTTTCAGCCGAAAAGGGATTGTTGAATGA
- a CDS encoding ferredoxin-NADP reductase — MKSLSDYSTENQFKAKIKKSTRITPYDTVEVRDLILEVSNGDVEFEAGQSVGVLVPGPHAYGNDVHFRLYTIADLPKKLKSGKTELNLCVRRCNYIDEFSGEEFAGVASNYLCERGVGEEITLSGPYGLPFEVPEDKSSNLLMIGMGTGIAPFRAFTKHIYNNVGDWKGQVRLFYGARTGLELLYMNDKNDDFANYYDEETFKAFKALSPRPHWDDPIALDYAIEERSNEIWKMLNDSKTYVYIVGSEKIREVLESVFSRMAGSKEKWQRKHAELVAGKRWAEVLY; from the coding sequence ATGAAGAGTTTATCAGATTATAGTACCGAGAATCAATTCAAAGCCAAAATTAAAAAATCTACGCGCATCACGCCTTACGATACCGTTGAAGTGCGCGATTTGATTCTTGAAGTGAGCAACGGCGATGTGGAATTTGAAGCCGGTCAAAGTGTTGGCGTTCTGGTTCCCGGACCGCACGCCTATGGCAACGATGTGCATTTCCGGTTGTACACCATTGCGGATTTACCCAAAAAGTTGAAATCCGGTAAAACCGAGTTGAACCTCTGCGTCCGGCGTTGCAATTACATTGATGAATTCAGCGGCGAAGAATTTGCCGGTGTAGCATCAAATTATTTGTGCGAACGCGGCGTTGGGGAAGAAATCACCCTGTCCGGACCCTACGGATTGCCGTTCGAAGTGCCGGAAGATAAATCATCCAATCTGTTGATGATCGGGATGGGAACCGGTATTGCGCCGTTCCGGGCGTTCACCAAACATATTTACAACAATGTTGGCGATTGGAAAGGGCAAGTTCGTTTGTTCTACGGTGCCCGCACCGGTTTGGAACTGCTTTACATGAATGACAAAAACGACGATTTCGCCAATTATTACGATGAAGAAACCTTTAAAGCATTCAAAGCGCTCAGCCCGCGCCCGCATTGGGATGATCCGATTGCACTGGACTATGCGATCGAGGAACGCAGCAACGAAATTTGGAAGATGCTAAACGATTCAAAAACATATGTTTACATTGTTGGATCGGAAAAAATTCGCGAAGTGCTCGAATCTGTATTTTCGCGAATGGCGGGTTCCAAAGAAAAATGGCAACGTAAACATGCCGAACTGGTCGCCGGAAAACGGTGGGCGGAAGTCCTGTATTAA
- the coaD gene encoding pantetheine-phosphate adenylyltransferase — translation MRTAIYPGTFDPITNGHLDVLERATKLFDKIVVTVGKNTSKAPLFPTDERIELIREVINQLDTKAVLEVESFDGLIVDYAKRVNATAIIRGLRAISDFEYEFQMALVNRRLSNGITTVFLMPHEKYTYLNSSIVKEIASFGGDISYFVPPLIEEAMKKKLDQRK, via the coding sequence ATGAGAACGGCAATCTATCCGGGGACTTTCGATCCGATAACCAATGGGCATCTCGACGTTTTGGAACGCGCCACGAAACTATTTGATAAAATTGTAGTTACGGTCGGAAAAAACACCTCCAAAGCACCGCTGTTTCCCACAGACGAACGCATCGAACTCATTCGGGAAGTGATAAATCAGTTAGACACAAAAGCTGTTTTGGAAGTGGAAAGTTTCGATGGATTGATTGTTGATTATGCAAAAAGAGTCAACGCGACAGCTATTATTCGCGGATTGCGTGCGATTTCCGATTTTGAATATGAATTTCAGATGGCGCTGGTCAACCGGCGGCTGTCCAACGGCATCACCACCGTTTTTTTGATGCCGCATGAAAAATATACCTACCTCAACTCCAGCATTGTAAAAGAAATCGCCTCTTTTGGAGGCGATATCTCATATTTTGTGCCACCGCTGATTGAAGAAGCGATGAAAAAAAAGTTGGATCAGCGCAAATAA
- a CDS encoding FMN-binding protein, translated as MSQPDLQNMTDQPNTWHMLRAMGGVGILCAVLIVFTFQATLPAIETNKAAALEKAIFAVIPGASTKIAFKLNENKQFEEVEKAEKGVRVVYAGYNDQNELVGVAIEANGQGFQDIIRVIYGYSPESQAIIGFQVLESKETPGLGDKIEKDEHFLQNFDGLDISVTDDQNAIKNPIVPVKKGEKVNPWEIDCITGATISSKAVANLLRNNTGELIPLLVQNIETLKKAKTATDLSAVQH; from the coding sequence ATGAGTCAACCAGACTTGCAAAACATGACGGATCAGCCAAACACCTGGCATATGTTGCGGGCGATGGGCGGCGTGGGAATTCTGTGTGCGGTTTTGATTGTGTTCACTTTTCAGGCGACACTCCCGGCAATCGAAACCAATAAAGCTGCTGCATTGGAAAAAGCTATTTTTGCCGTAATTCCTGGCGCTTCAACAAAAATTGCCTTTAAGCTGAATGAAAACAAACAGTTCGAAGAAGTTGAAAAAGCCGAAAAAGGGGTGCGTGTTGTTTACGCCGGATACAATGATCAAAATGAATTGGTTGGTGTTGCCATCGAAGCCAATGGTCAGGGATTTCAGGATATTATCCGGGTTATTTATGGCTACTCGCCCGAATCGCAAGCCATCATCGGGTTTCAGGTGCTCGAAAGCAAAGAAACACCGGGCTTGGGTGATAAGATCGAAAAAGATGAACATTTTCTGCAAAATTTTGACGGATTGGATATTTCTGTAACGGATGATCAAAATGCCATCAAAAATCCTATTGTGCCGGTCAAAAAAGGTGAAAAGGTGAATCCGTGGGAGATCGATTGCATTACCGGTGCAACCATTTCATCTAAAGCAGTAGCCAATTTGCTGCGCAATAATACCGGCGAATTAATTCCGTTGCTGGTCCAAAATATCGAAACATTGAAAAAAGCCAAAACCGCAACGGATTTATCCGCGGTTCAGCACTGA
- the rsxC gene encoding electron transport complex subunit RsxC: MSVNTKFKSFPHGVHPPEAKTETSAMPIRRFPFAPVMIIPLSQHAGKPAKPIVKEGQEVARGQKIAEPDGFMSVAMHAPASGTIKRINWAPASNGKMVMSIYLQPFPASGQDVAEGTPCDWKTATPSEILNAIQDAGIVGLGGAAFPTHVKLKIPEGKSADTVIINGIECEPFLTTDHRVMLEQTDDIFMGIRYLMKVTGVQKCIIGIESNKLDAAERLRNAIPADLAGNTTVEVLTVKYPQGAEKMLIKALLNREVPSGGLPVDVQAVVINVATTAEIGRLLPHGRGIQERVITITGPGITKKGNYLIPIGTPLRYALEQAGVKADVSRVFLGGPMMGQSVSSLDIPITKGTSGVVAFTEAETASTQQKVFPCIKCAYCVDACPIFLNPSRLGMLAKNGDYEKMMEEYHLFDCFECGSCSYVCPSHIPLVQYFRIAKGVLREKKAS, encoded by the coding sequence ATGTCTGTAAATACTAAATTTAAATCATTTCCTCACGGTGTTCATCCGCCGGAAGCGAAAACGGAAACCAGCGCAATGCCCATTCGCCGATTCCCGTTCGCACCGGTGATGATTATCCCGCTTTCGCAACACGCCGGTAAACCGGCAAAGCCCATTGTCAAGGAAGGGCAGGAAGTGGCACGCGGACAAAAAATTGCCGAACCGGACGGTTTTATGTCCGTTGCGATGCATGCACCGGCTTCCGGAACCATCAAACGGATCAACTGGGCGCCCGCTTCCAATGGCAAAATGGTGATGAGCATTTATCTCCAGCCGTTTCCCGCATCCGGACAGGATGTTGCGGAAGGCACGCCCTGCGATTGGAAAACCGCAACGCCATCCGAAATTCTGAACGCGATTCAGGATGCAGGCATCGTGGGGCTCGGCGGCGCCGCGTTCCCGACCCATGTGAAGTTAAAAATTCCCGAGGGGAAATCGGCGGATACGGTGATTATCAACGGCATCGAATGCGAACCGTTTCTCACCACAGATCACCGGGTGATGCTGGAGCAAACCGACGATATTTTTATGGGCATCCGCTATCTGATGAAAGTGACCGGTGTGCAGAAATGCATCATTGGCATTGAATCCAACAAACTGGATGCCGCCGAACGGCTGAGAAACGCGATTCCTGCTGACCTCGCCGGGAACACGACTGTTGAAGTTCTGACCGTAAAATATCCGCAGGGCGCAGAAAAAATGCTCATCAAAGCATTGCTGAATCGCGAAGTGCCATCCGGCGGTTTGCCGGTGGATGTGCAGGCGGTGGTTATCAACGTAGCCACGACTGCGGAAATCGGGCGATTACTGCCGCACGGTCGCGGTATTCAGGAACGCGTGATCACGATTACCGGTCCGGGCATTACCAAAAAAGGCAATTATTTGATTCCGATCGGCACGCCGCTGCGTTACGCGCTGGAGCAAGCCGGCGTGAAAGCGGATGTCAGCCGGGTTTTTCTCGGTGGCCCGATGATGGGGCAATCTGTTTCCAGTCTCGATATTCCGATCACCAAAGGCACATCCGGTGTGGTTGCGTTCACCGAAGCGGAAACAGCGAGCACTCAGCAAAAAGTATTTCCGTGCATCAAATGCGCTTATTGTGTGGATGCATGCCCGATTTTCCTCAATCCATCGCGGTTGGGGATGCTCGCCAAAAACGGCGATTACGAGAAAATGATGGAAGAGTACCACTTATTCGACTGTTTTGAGTGCGGCTCCTGTTCGTATGTCTGTCCGTCGCATATCCCGCTGGTGCAGTATTTTCGCATCGCCAAAGGCGTTTTGCGCGAGAAAAAGGCATCCTGA
- a CDS encoding RnfABCDGE type electron transport complex subunit A, translating to MVDESLGYIFLNACLINNFVLAYFLGICPFLGVSGKIETASRMGGAVIFVMLVSSVCAYGIHSLLMAINAPYLQLISYIVVIASTVQLVEMIIKKISPALFRALGIFLPLITTNCAILGLALFQTSKGYSFVQSIVYALGAGVGFTLALVLMAGLREELELAEVPNVVKGTALTLMLAGILSLTFMGFAGLGG from the coding sequence ATGGTTGACGAATCGTTAGGTTATATTTTTCTAAATGCCTGTTTAATCAACAACTTCGTGCTGGCATATTTTCTCGGTATCTGCCCGTTTTTGGGGGTTTCCGGCAAAATTGAAACGGCTTCGCGAATGGGCGGCGCTGTCATTTTTGTGATGCTCGTCAGTTCCGTTTGTGCGTATGGCATCCACTCGCTGCTAATGGCGATCAACGCGCCATATTTGCAGTTGATTTCGTATATCGTGGTGATCGCTTCAACCGTGCAATTGGTGGAAATGATCATCAAAAAAATCAGCCCGGCGCTGTTTCGCGCATTGGGTATTTTTCTACCGCTGATTACCACCAACTGCGCCATTTTGGGGTTGGCACTGTTTCAAACCAGCAAAGGCTATAGTTTTGTGCAGTCCATCGTTTATGCGCTGGGTGCCGGCGTTGGATTCACATTGGCGCTGGTGCTGATGGCCGGCTTACGCGAAGAACTCGAATTGGCAGAAGTACCCAACGTCGTAAAAGGCACAGCGCTTACGCTGATGCTGGCGGGTATCCTCTCTTTAACGTTTATGGGTTTCGCCGGATTGGGCGGTTGA
- a CDS encoding SDR family oxidoreductase, with amino-acid sequence MFTKDTLSGKNILVTGGGSGLGLAMATHFAEHGANVAICGRTEEKLKTAAAQIGEKGGKVVYKTVDVRDYEAVGKMIAELSEEFGELNGLVNNAAGNFYCPSEDLSANGFKTVVDIVLHGTFNCSQHFGKKLIENKTGGSILNIVTTYTETGSAFVLPSACAKAGVYAMTNTLAFEWATYGIRVNAIAPGPFPTEGAWQRLMPSPEIEKHYLKRLPTGRFGKSEELGNLAVFMMSDMSPYLTGECVTIDGAEKLQGGQFNFVAQMMPREQLKGMFAMIRPKK; translated from the coding sequence ATGTTTACGAAAGACACGCTTTCCGGAAAAAACATTCTGGTCACCGGTGGTGGCAGCGGATTGGGTTTGGCAATGGCAACCCATTTTGCCGAACACGGCGCAAATGTGGCGATCTGCGGTCGCACCGAAGAAAAGTTGAAAACCGCCGCCGCGCAAATAGGGGAGAAGGGCGGAAAAGTTGTTTACAAAACGGTTGATGTGCGCGATTACGAGGCTGTCGGAAAAATGATCGCCGAGCTTTCCGAAGAATTTGGTGAGCTGAACGGGCTGGTCAACAATGCGGCGGGTAATTTTTACTGCCCGTCGGAGGATCTCTCCGCCAACGGGTTCAAAACTGTGGTGGATATCGTGCTGCACGGCACGTTTAATTGCAGCCAGCATTTCGGCAAGAAATTGATTGAAAATAAAACCGGTGGCTCTATTTTGAACATCGTGACCACTTACACGGAAACCGGCTCCGCGTTTGTGCTGCCTTCCGCTTGCGCCAAAGCAGGCGTTTACGCGATGACCAACACATTGGCATTCGAATGGGCAACTTACGGTATTCGTGTAAATGCGATCGCACCTGGACCTTTTCCCACAGAAGGCGCATGGCAACGGTTGATGCCCAGTCCGGAAATTGAAAAACATTATCTCAAACGATTACCAACCGGACGTTTCGGGAAATCGGAAGAACTGGGAAATTTGGCAGTGTTCATGATGTCCGATATGTCGCCATATTTAACCGGCGAATGTGTGACAATTGACGGTGCGGAAAAGTTACAGGGCGGGCAGTTTAATTTTGTGGCGCAAATGATGCCGCGAGAGCAGCTAAAAGGCATGTTCGCGATGATTCGTCCGAAAAAATAG
- a CDS encoding RnfABCDGE type electron transport complex subunit D, which translates to MSINKTLEIHTSPHISSGSSTDVIMRNVVFALLPVAGFAIYAFGLVALLSLTMATASAVLTEHFLCRFNGKESTIGDWSAAITGLIYGLTLPPGLPLWMVAFGGIIAIALGKFLFGGLGMNMFNPALVGRAFLQAAFPVAITTWHPVFAADRFTSLPSSTFTFPFTVPVYDAITGATPLSAMKFDHQFATAYDLAFGLTTGSLGETSGLIILLGGIYLAARKMLNWRIPASIFVTVAALSGVFYLINPEIYPSPMFMLFSGGLMYGAVFMATDMVASPVTTPGVIIYGAIIGLLVVVIRLWGGLPEGVMYAILFANAASPQIDRLIQPRVYGTKKVAKRA; encoded by the coding sequence ATGAGCATCAACAAAACACTGGAAATACACACTTCACCGCATATCAGCAGCGGATCGAGCACCGATGTTATCATGCGCAATGTCGTTTTCGCGCTGCTGCCGGTTGCCGGATTTGCGATTTATGCATTCGGGTTGGTGGCGCTGTTATCGCTGACGATGGCAACGGCATCCGCTGTGCTGACAGAACATTTTTTGTGCAGATTTAACGGCAAAGAAAGCACAATCGGCGATTGGTCAGCCGCTATCACCGGATTGATTTACGGGTTGACCCTGCCGCCCGGGCTGCCGCTGTGGATGGTCGCGTTTGGTGGCATTATCGCAATTGCGCTGGGCAAATTTTTGTTCGGCGGACTTGGCATGAATATGTTCAACCCGGCGTTGGTAGGGCGGGCGTTTTTGCAGGCTGCTTTTCCGGTAGCGATAACCACCTGGCATCCCGTTTTTGCGGCAGATCGCTTTACATCGTTGCCCAGTTCAACATTCACATTTCCGTTTACCGTTCCGGTTTACGATGCAATTACCGGCGCAACGCCGCTTTCTGCAATGAAATTCGATCACCAGTTTGCCACGGCATACGATCTCGCTTTTGGATTGACCACCGGCTCACTCGGCGAAACCAGCGGACTAATTATTTTACTGGGTGGTATTTATCTGGCTGCCCGGAAAATGCTCAATTGGCGAATTCCGGCATCTATTTTTGTGACGGTGGCAGCGTTGAGCGGGGTATTTTATCTGATCAATCCGGAAATTTATCCTTCGCCAATGTTCATGTTGTTCTCCGGCGGATTGATGTATGGCGCTGTTTTTATGGCAACGGATATGGTAGCATCGCCGGTTACAACGCCTGGCGTAATTATTTACGGTGCAATTATCGGGCTGTTGGTGGTGGTAATCCGGCTGTGGGGCGGTTTGCCGGAAGGCGTGATGTATGCCATTTTGTTCGCCAATGCAGCGTCGCCACAAATTGACCGGTTGATTCAACCGAGGGTTTACGGCACAAAAAAAGTTGCCAAAAGGGCGTAA
- a CDS encoding electron transport complex subunit E, giving the protein MNTSKDTSTLSTDEFIKGLWRENPVFVQVLGMCPTLAVSNSAINALAMGLATTFVLLMSNILVSALRKFIPKQVRIATYILIIATFVTIVEFVIQAISLDIHKALGAFISLIVVNCVILGRAEAFASKNTIGNSVMDGLGMGLGFTFALLCLGVVREILGSGSLFGFPVFAESFEPWIVMILPGGGFFTLGAWLLFFNAMKERNAKKQKAELAAS; this is encoded by the coding sequence ATGAATACATCGAAAGACACATCCACCCTTTCCACAGATGAATTTATCAAAGGGTTGTGGCGGGAAAACCCGGTATTTGTCCAGGTGTTGGGCATGTGCCCGACTCTCGCGGTTTCAAACTCCGCTATCAACGCGCTGGCAATGGGGCTGGCAACTACATTTGTTTTGTTGATGTCAAATATTCTGGTTTCTGCGTTGCGAAAATTCATCCCTAAACAGGTACGGATTGCAACCTACATTTTGATCATCGCGACATTCGTAACGATTGTTGAATTCGTTATTCAGGCGATCAGCCTGGATATTCACAAAGCATTGGGCGCGTTCATTTCGCTGATCGTGGTGAACTGCGTGATTTTGGGACGGGCAGAAGCTTTCGCATCCAAAAATACCATCGGCAACTCGGTGATGGACGGTTTGGGAATGGGACTTGGTTTCACCTTTGCGTTGTTGTGCCTCGGTGTTGTGCGCGAAATTTTGGGCAGCGGCAGCCTGTTTGGTTTCCCGGTTTTTGCGGAAAGTTTTGAACCGTGGATAGTCATGATTTTACCCGGCGGCGGATTTTTTACGCTCGGCGCATGGTTGCTCTTTTTTAACGCGATGAAAGAACGCAATGCCAAAAAACAAAAAGCAGAATTGGCAGCGAGCTAA